The Vespa velutina chromosome 4, iVesVel2.1, whole genome shotgun sequence genome has a window encoding:
- the LOC124948258 gene encoding mitogen-activated protein kinase 15-like isoform X2: MRRVPRAPFLPEIPRELYSKSLNDEKILTTTTKRTKTTTITTSNVRSTMSAKKNTTKVSEIDAHVSNQYDIIRRLGKGAYGIVWKAIEKKTKETVAVKKIFDAFRNQTDAQRTFREIMFLLSFSNHENIVRLIGLHKADNDRDIYLVFEYMETDLHNVIKKGNILKDIHKVFIMYQLFKAIKYIHSGNVIHRDLKPSNVLLNAQCHCKIADFGLARSVTHIGEGDGETGSDPTLTDYVATRWYRAPEILIASKRYTKGIDMWSLGCILGEMLLGKPLFPGSSTINQVERIMATLPAPTEEDLISVSAGYGTNLLEKSPTGPKRSLKDLLPDASKEALDLICHLIVFNPTHRLTAVEALEHTYVASFHRRGNEPSRSTSVVPLLRDDVQLSVEEYRNKLYAMMDEKHRKHKNMSKARVRRLSEHIRKETYNSTNNGNFVVGQGDAITNKNLRSSCGDLYNNKNNFQTSQRTNARASLANRKVITTSQGRSGDESARLGKTRTISTSGNISLQDNTKNNRHNGKNPTSQYSYNLSNGHLGNLPAGTTKSCLCLSQQNQHLSKSQRSIQSDQVTAYGANIRCNQLGGTSRMKLRRGCDRQTHSTLHQRPPIVNNVDRSKTTMLKSLNETNDSKLGLLSNILNGISNSSNSGGSASSSELYAPRRSTSQFQIVRNYLNQTLPVHSSSVQQQDQQQDQQQDQQQRQQRHHRQKKIRGLEKITSKTDKFNPIDNYYLKSSTLKRPEISKIQMRHSFGGFSVLDKNKNSVEISSRTIDSTNQSHGIITASVYKDLRNGIIRW; encoded by the exons ATGCGGCGCGTCCCGCGAGCGCCGTTTCTGCCTGAAATCCCTCGTGAGCTATACTCAAAAAGTCTGAACGACGAGAAAATACTAACAACGACGACTAAAAggacgaaaacgacgacgataacaacGTCCAACGTCAGAAGTACGATGTCCGCCAAGAAAAACACCACGAAGGTTTCTGAGATCGACGCTCATGTCAGCAATCAGTACGACATCATTCGACGTCTCGGCAAAGGG gCATACGGCATAGTATGGAAggcgatagaaaagaaaacgaaggaaacgGTGGCAGTGAAGAAGATCTTCGATGCATTCAGAAATCAAACAGACGCACAGCGTACTTTCCGTGAAATAATGTTTCTACTATCGTTTTCGAATCACGAGAACATCGTACGACTAATCGGTCTACACAAGGCGGACAACGATCGGGATATTTATCTCGTATTCGAGTACATGG AAACCGATCTCCACAACGTCATTAAGAAGGGCAACATCCTTAAGGACATCCATAAGGTCTTCATCATGTATCAATTGTTCAAGGCTATCAAGTATATACACTCCGGTAACGTCATTCACAGAGATTTGAAG CCATCGAACGTCTTGCTGAACGCTCAATGCCATTGCAAGATAGCTGACTTTGGCCTAGCACGATCCGTCACACATATCGGTGAAGGGGATGGTGAAACCGGAAGCGATCCAACTCTGACCGATTACGTCGCTACGAGATGGTACCGTGCACCGGAAATACTGATTGCCTCGAAAAG GTACACGAAAGGCATCGACATGTGGTCCCTAGGTTGTATTCTCGGTGAAATGTTGCTGGGCAAACCGCTATTTCCTGGTTCATCGACGATAAATCAAGTCGAAAGAATAATGGCCACACTTCCAGCGCCAACGGAAGAAG ATTTGATTTCGGTTAGCGCTGGTTATGGTACTAATTTGTTGGAAAAGAGTCCAACTGGCCCGAAACGTTCCTTGAAGGATTTATTGCCTGATGCATCGAAAGAAGCTTTAGATCTTATTTGTCATCTGATAGTGTTCAATCCAACGCATCGATTGACGGCAGTAGAAGCTCTGGAGCATACCTATGTAGCTAG ttttCACAGAAGAGGAAACGAACCTTCAAGAAGTACCAGCGTAGTACCATTGTTGAGGGACGACGTGCAACTTTCAGTCGAAGAATACAGGAATAAGCTCTATGCGATGATGGATGAGAAACATAGGAAGCATAAAAATAT gtcgAAAGCCAGAGTTAGACGTCTCTCAGAACATATCAGAAAGGAAACTTACAACTCTACAAATAATGGAAACTTTGTAGTCGGTCAAGGTGAcgcaataacaaataaaaatcttcgCTCTTCGTGCGGTGATCTgtataacaacaaaaacaatttCCAGACATCTCAACGAacaaacg CACGAGCAAGTTTGGCAAAcagaaaagtaataacgacATCGCAAGGTCGTTCAGGTGACGAAAGTGCTCGACTTGGCAAAACGAGGACAATAAGTACGTCAGGGAATATATCGTTACAAGATAATACAAAGAATAATCGACACAACG GTAAAAATCCGACCTCTCAGTACTCTTATAATCTTTCAAATGGTCATCTAGGAAATTTGCCAGCGGGAACAACAAAAAGTTGTCTTTGTTTGAGTCAACAAAATCAACATCTGTCAAAATCTCAAAGATCCATACAATCGGATCAAGTAACAGCG TATGGCGCAAATATAAGATGCAATCAATTAGGAGGAACGTCACGCATGAAACTACGAAGAGGATGCGATAGGCAAACGCATTCGACTCTGCATCAACGCCCGCCAATAGTAAACAACGTCGATCGGTCGAAAACAACGATGTTGAAGTCATTGAATGAGACTAACGATTCGAAGCTCGGTTTACTAAG TAACATTTTGAATGGGATCAGTAATAGCAGTAACAGTGGAGGAAGTGCCAGCAGTTCTGAACTTTATGCTCCTAGACGGTCGACTTCTCAATTTCAAAtcgttagaaattatttaaatcagaCGTTGCCGGTTCATTCATCGTCTGTTCAGCAACAGGATCAGCAACAGGATCAGCAACAGGATCAGCAACAGCGACAGCAACGTCATCATcgtcaaaagaaaattcgaggATTGGAAAAAATTACGTCGAAAACGGACAAGTTTAATcctatcgataattattatcttaaaagtTCAACATTGAAGAGACCAGAGATATCAAAGATTCAAATGAGACACAGTTTCGGTGGATTTAGTGttctcgataaaaataaaaactcggTAGAAATTAGCTCGCGGACTATCGATAGTACCAATCAAAGTCATGGTATTATTACCGCTTCGGTTTACAAGGATTTACGTAACGGAATTATAAGGTGGTGA